Proteins encoded within one genomic window of Brachybacterium muris:
- the istA gene encoding IS21 family transposase: protein MVRKIRAKLVLQLRAEGLSGRAISSSQGMSRKSVRAVFEAADAAGIGWGDIADVADEQVYARLFPGRGEHESVFAQPDWEQVHREMARVGVTLKLLHGEYFDATTAAGDPAMGYDRFCRTYQHHVMVTGAASRVGHKAGQSVEVDWSGPTMELADPVTGEVSKVFLFVACLPFSRYAFCFPALDMRQESWLRAHVAMFEALGGTVPRIVPDNLKTGVVKHPREGEIVLNDAYREMAAHYSAAVLPGRVRKPKDKASVENTVAHVATWVIAGLRDQRFTSLPELAAAIGQRMEAYNAEPFQKRPGSRASVFDAEERPLLTPLPAVPYEISTWHYGRRVGRNGHVTFARNFYSAPFAHIGAKVDLRITARTLEIYQGSQRLTSHLLLPETASNEYRTNDADLPAGERFQAWDAQRVRAWADRVGPATVIVIQRIFESVPIVEQGLDPALAVLRLSRRFSVDRVEAACALALTGRVRSPRYAHLHPILATGQDKVAALRPPREEPAEDGGYVRGADYYAGGVR from the coding sequence ATGGTACGGAAGATCAGGGCGAAGCTGGTGCTCCAGCTGCGCGCAGAAGGTCTGTCGGGGCGAGCGATTTCGTCCTCGCAGGGCATGTCCCGCAAGTCCGTGAGGGCGGTGTTCGAGGCCGCTGACGCTGCAGGGATCGGGTGGGGCGATATCGCGGACGTCGCCGATGAGCAGGTGTATGCCCGGTTGTTCCCGGGCCGGGGCGAGCACGAGAGCGTGTTCGCACAGCCGGACTGGGAACAGGTCCATCGAGAGATGGCCAGGGTCGGCGTGACGCTGAAGCTGTTGCACGGCGAGTACTTCGACGCGACCACGGCGGCTGGGGATCCGGCGATGGGGTATGACCGGTTTTGCCGCACCTACCAGCACCACGTCATGGTCACCGGTGCCGCTTCGAGAGTCGGTCACAAGGCCGGCCAGAGCGTGGAGGTCGACTGGTCCGGCCCCACGATGGAGCTGGCCGATCCGGTCACCGGCGAGGTCTCGAAGGTGTTCTTGTTCGTTGCCTGCCTGCCTTTTTCTCGTTACGCGTTCTGCTTCCCGGCGCTGGATATGCGCCAGGAGTCCTGGCTGCGAGCGCACGTAGCGATGTTCGAGGCGCTGGGCGGGACGGTCCCGAGGATCGTTCCGGACAACCTCAAGACCGGTGTGGTGAAGCACCCCCGCGAGGGCGAGATCGTCCTGAACGATGCGTATCGCGAGATGGCAGCGCATTACTCGGCGGCGGTGCTCCCGGGGAGGGTGCGGAAACCGAAAGACAAGGCGAGCGTGGAGAACACCGTCGCGCACGTCGCGACCTGGGTCATCGCCGGGCTGCGGGATCAGCGATTCACGTCCCTGCCCGAACTTGCAGCCGCCATCGGGCAGCGGATGGAGGCCTATAACGCGGAGCCGTTCCAGAAGCGGCCCGGATCCCGCGCCAGCGTGTTCGACGCGGAGGAGCGGCCGCTGCTGACGCCGCTGCCGGCGGTGCCCTACGAGATCTCGACATGGCACTACGGACGACGAGTGGGCAGGAACGGGCACGTCACGTTCGCGCGGAACTTCTACTCCGCGCCGTTCGCGCACATCGGCGCGAAGGTCGATCTGCGCATCACGGCCCGGACGCTGGAGATCTATCAGGGCAGCCAGCGACTGACCAGTCACCTGCTGCTCCCGGAGACCGCGAGCAATGAGTACCGCACCAACGACGCGGACCTACCTGCGGGCGAGCGTTTCCAGGCCTGGGACGCGCAGAGGGTGCGGGCGTGGGCAGATCGGGTCGGGCCGGCCACGGTGATCGTGATCCAGCGGATCTTCGAGTCCGTGCCGATCGTGGAACAGGGCCTGGATCCCGCGTTGGCGGTGCTACGGCTCTCTCGCCGCTTCTCCGTAGATCGGGTCGAGGCGGCCTGCGCACTCGCGCTGACGGGACGGGTCCGTTCACCGCGCTATGCGCATCTGCACCCGATCTTGGCCACCGGGCAGGACAAGGTCGCCGCCCTGCGTCCACCCCGCGAGGAACCCGCGGAAGACGGCGGATACGTCCGTGGCGCCGACTACTACGCCGGAGGTGTCCGGTGA
- a CDS encoding ATP-binding protein: MSVIDNDTKRKLREMGATALLDAIDAQDEAHVLGMSFQERLQLIVDEAHSIFNHGKVEGLIRRAGLRYPGADLRRLDLVEERGLNRNVIAQLATCSFIQRQQNVVFQGFTGSGKSYLGCALAKQACQHRLRAHYIRMPDLEEAWALAKDKPQGQTKFLRKYSTFSLLVIDEWLLDHPDEGMRSMLLELLERRYDTGSTVFCTQYPKKDWHARLGGAVHADAIMDRIVHNTIWIDTGDRNMREHTALPQ; this comes from the coding sequence GTGAGCGTGATCGATAACGACACGAAGCGGAAGCTGCGCGAGATGGGCGCGACCGCGCTGCTGGACGCGATCGATGCCCAGGATGAGGCTCACGTGCTGGGGATGTCGTTCCAGGAACGGCTCCAGCTGATCGTGGACGAGGCGCATTCCATCTTCAATCATGGAAAGGTCGAGGGTCTGATCCGCCGGGCGGGGCTGCGTTATCCCGGAGCGGACCTGCGGCGGCTGGATCTGGTCGAGGAACGGGGACTGAACCGGAACGTGATCGCGCAACTGGCAACCTGCTCCTTCATCCAGCGGCAACAGAACGTGGTCTTCCAGGGCTTCACCGGCTCAGGGAAGTCCTACCTCGGCTGCGCGCTGGCGAAGCAGGCCTGCCAGCACCGGCTCCGAGCCCACTACATCCGAATGCCCGACCTCGAAGAGGCCTGGGCCCTGGCAAAGGACAAGCCGCAGGGCCAGACGAAGTTCCTGCGGAAGTACTCCACGTTCTCGCTGCTGGTGATCGACGAGTGGCTGCTGGACCATCCTGACGAGGGAATGCGTTCGATGCTGCTGGAACTGCTCGAGCGCCGCTATGACACCGGCTCGACCGTGTTCTGCACCCAGTACCCGAAGAAGGACTGGCACGCCCGGCTCGGTGGAGCAGTCCACGCCGATGCGATCATGGACCGCATCGTGCACAACACAATCTGGATCGACACCGGCGACAGGAACATGCGAGAACACACCGCACTGCCCCAGTGA
- a CDS encoding aldehyde dehydrogenase family protein, translating to MAIATVNPATGATEKTFTAHDEAEVERRIAQAHAAHEKLRATSFAQRAQWARATADVLEGDVDELARIVTVEMGKPIEQSRAEITKSANALRFYAEHAEGFLADEVLEDPSAVGASRAYARYRPLGLVLAVMPWNFPVWQVIRFAAPALMTGNTGVLKHASNVPQTALYLDELFELSIRSRGSHRILLLGTADRADGGQ from the coding sequence ATGGCCATTGCCACCGTCAACCCCGCCACCGGGGCCACCGAGAAGACGTTCACCGCCCACGACGAGGCCGAGGTGGAGCGCCGCATCGCCCAGGCACACGCCGCCCACGAGAAGCTGCGCGCCACCAGCTTCGCCCAGCGCGCCCAGTGGGCCCGCGCCACCGCGGATGTGCTGGAGGGCGACGTGGACGAGCTGGCCCGCATCGTCACGGTGGAGATGGGCAAGCCCATCGAGCAGTCCCGCGCCGAGATCACCAAGTCCGCGAACGCACTGCGGTTCTACGCCGAGCACGCCGAGGGGTTTTTGGCGGACGAGGTGCTGGAGGACCCGTCGGCCGTCGGCGCCTCACGGGCCTATGCGCGGTACCGGCCGCTGGGGCTGGTGCTGGCGGTGATGCCGTGGAACTTCCCTGTGTGGCAGGTGATCCGCTTCGCGGCACCGGCGCTGATGACGGGCAACACCGGGGTGCTCAAGCACGCCTCTAACGTGCCGCAGACGGCCCTGTACCTCGACGAGCTGTTCGAACTGAGTATTCGTAGTCGTGGGAGCCACCGAATCTTGCTCTTGGGGACCGCCGATCGTGCCGACGGGGGCCAGTAG
- a CDS encoding CsbD family protein: MNLGDKIKNKAQEASGKTKAGVGDATDNHSLEAEGRGDQAEANTRQAGENVKDAAKNLKDGFSK, encoded by the coding sequence ATGAACCTCGGCGACAAGATCAAGAACAAGGCCCAGGAGGCCTCGGGCAAGACCAAGGCAGGCGTCGGTGACGCCACCGACAACCACTCCCTCGAGGCCGAGGGCCGTGGCGACCAGGCCGAGGCGAACACCCGCCAGGCCGGCGAGAACGTCAAGGACGCCGCCAAGAACCTGAAGGACGGCTTCTCGAAGTGA
- a CDS encoding Abi family protein, whose translation MRYSKPHLPYDQQVRLLASRGLDVGREGDAVRVLKRIGYYRLSAYTYPMRAFTTDDAGTVHRSDVFVGGACLSDAVTLHDFDHRLRRTLLPAIQSLEIALRTKVGYHLGKHGPLAHLDRSGLDPQRCNAASRGPDHAGTKYDTWRSEYDSLQRKAGREDYMVHFATKYDGDVPVWAATEFMTMGCLIGLYRMMQPKDARRIAEEVGVKNPQVLFGWLKALNVLRNHCAHNARIWNRSTVYPPDKINRRMVEQELHHLVSADTNKVYFLAAVLAYLLRHVDPDSRFASDLRTTMGKFPSVLGWTPENTMGFVDGWLTEALWSIH comes from the coding sequence ATGCGCTACTCCAAGCCCCACCTGCCTTACGACCAGCAGGTTCGCCTCCTGGCCTCTCGGGGGTTGGACGTTGGCCGTGAAGGCGACGCGGTACGGGTTCTGAAGCGGATCGGCTACTACCGTCTATCGGCTTACACCTACCCGATGCGGGCGTTCACCACCGACGATGCTGGCACGGTGCACCGTTCGGACGTCTTCGTGGGGGGCGCTTGTCTGTCGGATGCCGTGACATTGCATGACTTCGACCACCGGCTTCGGCGCACGTTGCTGCCCGCCATCCAGTCACTGGAGATCGCGCTCCGCACCAAGGTGGGCTACCACCTGGGGAAGCACGGGCCCCTTGCCCATCTGGACCGTAGCGGCCTTGACCCCCAGCGATGCAATGCAGCGTCGCGCGGACCCGACCATGCGGGGACGAAGTACGACACCTGGCGCAGCGAGTACGACTCCTTGCAGCGCAAGGCAGGCCGTGAGGATTACATGGTCCACTTCGCTACCAAGTACGACGGTGATGTGCCTGTGTGGGCTGCAACCGAGTTCATGACGATGGGTTGCCTGATCGGCCTCTACCGGATGATGCAACCCAAGGATGCGCGACGCATCGCGGAGGAGGTCGGCGTCAAGAATCCGCAGGTGTTGTTCGGCTGGCTGAAGGCGCTGAACGTGCTCCGCAACCACTGCGCTCACAACGCGCGCATCTGGAACAGAAGCACCGTTTACCCCCCGGACAAGATCAACAGGCGCATGGTGGAACAGGAACTGCATCACCTAGTGTCTGCCGACACCAACAAGGTCTACTTCCTGGCGGCAGTCTTGGCCTACTTGCTACGGCATGTCGACCCGGACTCGCGCTTCGCCAGCGATCTGCGGACGACCATGGGCAAGTTCCCCTCGGTTCTCGGATGGACGCCTGAGAACACGATGGGCTTCGTAGATGGTTGGTTGACCGAGGCATTGTGGAGCATCCACTGA
- a CDS encoding BlaI/MecI/CopY family transcriptional regulator, with the protein MSRPPGRSVPTLGPLERDALEVVWSRSSDTGSDGIIGVRDVHESLSDRGLAYTTISTVLTNLEKKGVIERTSRGRPVQYRAIIGRDEYSAALMNEALSYSRDRRASILHFVTGMDESDVEALRELVERTGGRHPDSPAAGAPGSPSSPHHGSPDPAP; encoded by the coding sequence ATGTCCCGTCCGCCCGGTCGCTCCGTGCCCACCCTTGGTCCGCTAGAGCGCGACGCCCTCGAGGTGGTCTGGTCCCGCAGCAGCGACACCGGGTCCGACGGCATCATCGGCGTGCGGGATGTGCACGAGAGCCTGAGCGATCGGGGCCTGGCCTACACCACCATCTCCACGGTGCTCACGAACCTGGAGAAGAAGGGCGTGATCGAGCGCACCTCCCGCGGTCGGCCGGTCCAGTACCGGGCGATCATCGGTCGTGACGAGTACTCCGCGGCCCTGATGAACGAGGCACTGTCCTACAGCCGGGACCGGCGCGCCAGCATCCTCCACTTCGTCACCGGGATGGACGAGTCGGACGTGGAAGCGCTGCGTGAGCTGGTCGAGCGCACCGGCGGCCGCCACCCTGACTCCCCCGCTGCGGGCGCGCCAGGGTCGCCCTCGTCCCCGCACCACGGCTCGCCTGACCCCGCGCCGTGA
- the nadE gene encoding ammonia-dependent NAD(+) synthetase — translation MRPLQQRIIDETGVKPTIDPAAEVESRVQFLVDYLVATRAKGFVLGISGGVDSTCAGRLAQLAVERVREQGGDALFVAVRLPYGVQHDEADAQAAMDFIAADRPVTVNVAAGVEGLAEAYREGLGEELSDFTKGNTKARMRMAVQYAIGGDLGLLVLGTDQAAENVTGFFTKFGDGGADLLPLSGLNKRQVREVLTELGASDALSGKVPTADLLDGRPGQTDEAELGLRYDDIDDYLEGREIDEAAAEKLETIFLRTRHKRTVPVTIHDTWWRE, via the coding sequence ATGAGGCCACTGCAGCAGCGCATCATCGACGAGACCGGCGTGAAGCCCACCATCGACCCCGCCGCGGAGGTGGAGTCCCGGGTGCAGTTCCTGGTGGACTACCTCGTGGCGACCCGCGCGAAGGGCTTCGTGCTGGGTATCTCCGGCGGCGTGGACTCCACCTGCGCGGGTCGCCTGGCGCAGCTGGCGGTGGAGCGTGTGCGGGAGCAGGGTGGTGATGCCCTGTTCGTGGCGGTGCGCCTGCCCTACGGGGTCCAGCACGATGAGGCAGATGCCCAGGCGGCGATGGACTTCATCGCCGCCGACCGCCCTGTCACAGTGAACGTGGCCGCCGGAGTGGAGGGCCTGGCTGAGGCCTACCGCGAAGGGCTGGGCGAGGAACTCAGCGACTTCACCAAGGGCAACACCAAGGCCAGGATGCGCATGGCCGTGCAGTACGCGATCGGCGGCGACCTGGGGCTGCTGGTGCTGGGCACCGACCAGGCGGCCGAGAACGTCACCGGCTTCTTCACCAAGTTCGGCGACGGCGGCGCGGACCTGCTGCCCCTGTCCGGCCTGAACAAGCGCCAGGTGCGGGAAGTGCTCACGGAGCTGGGGGCGAGCGATGCGCTCTCCGGCAAGGTGCCCACGGCCGACCTGCTGGACGGCCGCCCCGGCCAGACCGACGAGGCCGAACTGGGGCTGCGCTACGACGACATCGACGACTACCTCGAGGGCCGCGAGATCGACGAGGCCGCCGCCGAGAAGCTCGAGACGATCTTCCTGCGCACCCGCCACAAGCGCACCGTCCCGGTGACGATCCACGACACCTGGTGGCGGGAGTGA
- a CDS encoding serine hydrolase: MSLSTAAPPTERHVAIALAGADGSLLHSQDPDRPFYAASTIKLHVLMAVLNAVDAGHLDLDRTEPARRTFTGVDGAPFTLFGDHLDPTHPADGQPITVRELAVRMIDRSSNEGTDHLIELVGLPAVATAIDGLGLTATRAERLIGDAAAIDQGLTLETTPADLVRTVRAMVGTSSNLQPDHRVLAREAMSAQRITIISSALRPEVPVGSKSGWVDGYRHDVAFIGDPDGPEVRYLAVMTAGMVKAEADEVIRARVRELLPDLAR; encoded by the coding sequence ATGAGCCTGAGCACCGCCGCCCCGCCCACCGAGCGTCACGTTGCGATCGCCCTCGCCGGGGCCGACGGTTCCCTCCTCCACAGCCAGGACCCGGACCGCCCCTTCTACGCGGCCAGCACCATCAAGCTCCATGTGCTGATGGCAGTGCTGAACGCAGTCGATGCCGGGCACCTCGACCTGGACCGCACCGAGCCGGCCAGGCGCACCTTCACCGGGGTCGACGGTGCTCCGTTCACTCTGTTCGGCGACCACCTGGACCCCACGCACCCTGCCGACGGGCAGCCGATCACGGTGCGCGAGCTCGCGGTGCGGATGATCGACCGTTCCAGCAACGAGGGCACCGATCACCTCATCGAGCTCGTGGGGCTGCCGGCCGTGGCCACCGCCATCGACGGGCTGGGCCTGACCGCCACCCGCGCGGAGCGATTGATCGGCGACGCGGCCGCCATCGACCAGGGGTTAACTCTCGAGACCACCCCTGCGGACCTGGTGCGCACCGTGCGCGCCATGGTGGGCACCTCCTCGAACCTGCAGCCCGATCACCGCGTGCTCGCCCGCGAAGCGATGTCCGCCCAGCGCATCACCATCATCTCCAGCGCCCTGCGGCCCGAGGTGCCGGTGGGCTCCAAGTCCGGTTGGGTGGACGGCTACCGGCATGACGTGGCGTTCATCGGGGATCCCGACGGGCCCGAGGTCCGCTACCTGGCCGTGATGACCGCGGGCATGGTCAAGGCCGAGGCCGACGAGGTGATCCGAGCACGGGTTCGGGAACTGCTGCCGGACCTGGCCCGCTGA
- a CDS encoding C40 family peptidase, protein MNRSTPTPDPSTRAGHAPGSAPRPGDTAFVQVAVATVWVRPGLDRAGIDDPSLSVPVDLDAWNSAMDEAETLRWLTGHLETQALLGARVIVDEVDGQWARIVVTDQLSPRDPRGYPGWVPLAQLVVDPGFAQAAASSPTATVTASRSRLSEDAEGTSPGIEVSFGTVLPVLGRTGAAVEVAVPGGGTQYLPAADVAVREPGEAPPAPTVEEVIATGERFLGLRYLWSGMSAWGFDCSGFTHSVFRHHGITIPRDAGPQMTDSGLPRVERDDLRRGDLVFFSEGPGSPEIRHVALYLGEDRIIHAPNAPRTIDVESLSGYDVKGEYAGAVRILER, encoded by the coding sequence ATGAACCGTTCGACCCCCACCCCTGACCCCAGCACCCGCGCGGGCCACGCCCCGGGATCCGCCCCCCGCCCCGGGGATACCGCATTCGTCCAGGTAGCCGTGGCCACCGTGTGGGTGCGGCCCGGCCTTGACCGTGCAGGGATCGATGATCCCTCGCTGTCCGTACCGGTGGACCTGGATGCCTGGAACTCCGCCATGGACGAGGCCGAGACGCTGCGCTGGCTGACCGGCCATCTGGAGACCCAGGCGCTGCTGGGGGCTCGTGTGATCGTCGATGAGGTCGATGGGCAGTGGGCACGCATCGTGGTCACCGATCAGCTCTCCCCGCGTGATCCCCGCGGCTACCCGGGGTGGGTGCCGCTCGCGCAGCTGGTTGTCGACCCGGGCTTCGCGCAGGCTGCGGCATCGTCCCCGACGGCGACGGTCACGGCCTCCCGCTCCCGCCTCTCGGAGGACGCCGAGGGGACATCCCCCGGGATCGAGGTCTCCTTCGGGACCGTGCTGCCGGTACTGGGCCGCACGGGGGCTGCGGTGGAGGTGGCGGTCCCCGGAGGCGGGACCCAGTACCTGCCTGCAGCCGACGTGGCGGTCCGGGAGCCGGGCGAGGCGCCCCCCGCCCCGACGGTGGAGGAGGTGATCGCCACCGGCGAGCGCTTCCTGGGGCTGCGGTACCTGTGGTCGGGCATGAGTGCGTGGGGCTTCGACTGCTCGGGGTTCACCCACTCGGTGTTCCGTCACCACGGGATCACGATCCCCCGCGATGCCGGCCCGCAGATGACCGACTCGGGCCTGCCCCGGGTCGAGCGGGACGACCTGCGCCGTGGCGATCTGGTGTTCTTCTCCGAGGGGCCCGGCAGCCCGGAGATCCGGCACGTGGCCCTGTACCTGGGCGAGGACCGGATCATCCACGCCCCCAATGCCCCGCGCACGATCGATGTCGAGTCGCTCAGCGGGTACGACGTCAAGGGCGAGTACGCCGGGGCGGTCCGGATACTCGAGCGGTGA
- a CDS encoding enolase C-terminal domain-like protein, with product MTGRPAPRTPGGTAGPTGGTPEPASLVGATALELEVAAVRTHRHAAPLLRPFVTAARRTEAVEYLAIEVELRAGVIGQGTAADTKPVTGEDLASITAAVTGPITAALTGARGTIAELSALLARSVDGASSARAAVDVALHDAWGKAAGRPLVELLGGAVHTRIESDMTVSLEEPDVMAQHAREAAAEGYRVLKIKLGRDVDEDRRRLDAVLDAVPGARLRLDANQGWSVQQAIEIIGAFEADGLPVDLVEQPVAAADLEGMAQVRRAVSTPIMADESVWTAADARRIAELDAADMLNIKLAKTGGIPEAMAIADVARDAGLTCMVGAMMEPSITIAGAAHVALAHPAITMVDLDSPDWLTTRHPSGGYKVQEGWLALTGGPGLGMELLRPDQDPPR from the coding sequence GTGACCGGCCGCCCCGCTCCCCGCACCCCCGGCGGCACGGCTGGCCCCACCGGCGGCACGCCCGAGCCCGCCTCCCTCGTGGGCGCCACGGCGCTGGAGCTGGAGGTGGCGGCGGTGCGCACGCATCGCCATGCCGCTCCCCTGCTGCGTCCCTTCGTCACCGCCGCTCGGCGCACCGAGGCCGTGGAGTACCTGGCCATCGAGGTGGAGCTGCGCGCCGGCGTGATCGGGCAGGGCACCGCGGCCGACACCAAGCCCGTCACCGGTGAGGACCTGGCCTCGATCACCGCTGCGGTGACGGGACCGATCACCGCCGCCCTCACCGGGGCCCGCGGCACCATCGCTGAGCTGAGCGCCCTGCTGGCGCGGTCGGTCGACGGGGCCAGCAGTGCGCGTGCCGCGGTGGACGTGGCCCTGCACGACGCCTGGGGCAAGGCGGCAGGCCGCCCCCTGGTGGAACTGCTGGGCGGTGCGGTGCACACCCGCATCGAGTCGGACATGACCGTCTCCCTCGAGGAGCCCGACGTGATGGCCCAGCACGCCCGCGAGGCCGCCGCCGAGGGCTACCGGGTGCTGAAGATCAAGCTGGGCAGGGACGTGGACGAGGACCGTCGACGCCTGGATGCCGTGCTCGACGCGGTCCCCGGGGCCCGCCTGCGACTGGACGCCAACCAGGGCTGGAGCGTGCAGCAGGCCATCGAGATCATCGGCGCCTTCGAGGCCGACGGACTCCCGGTGGACCTGGTGGAGCAGCCCGTCGCGGCCGCCGACCTGGAGGGCATGGCGCAGGTGCGCCGCGCCGTCAGCACCCCGATCATGGCGGACGAGTCCGTGTGGACCGCCGCCGATGCCCGCCGGATCGCAGAGCTCGACGCCGCCGACATGCTCAACATCAAGCTGGCCAAGACCGGCGGGATTCCCGAGGCGATGGCCATCGCCGATGTGGCCCGCGACGCGGGCCTCACCTGCATGGTGGGGGCGATGATGGAGCCGAGCATCACGATCGCGGGCGCCGCGCACGTGGCACTGGCGCACCCGGCGATCACCATGGTGGACCTGGACTCCCCCGACTGGCTCACCACCCGCCACCCTTCCGGCGGCTACAAGGTCCAGGAGGGCTGGCTGGCGCTGACCGGCGGGCCCGGCCTGGGCATGGAGCTGCTGCGCCCCGACCAGGACCCGCCCCGGTAG